One window from the genome of Echinicola vietnamensis DSM 17526 encodes:
- a CDS encoding SusC/RagA family TonB-linked outer membrane protein, with protein MKVKFLPIMGCLLIGNLAWANSLQQEALSYHYQIENTRSSTMKTVSLTSILKVIEKKYEVSFLYKDEISQEVILGDAALIEGLSFGEALKMINSQNPELEFHRIKADFYTVKLKKSTTSLPASTEQGMEVPAKQSSKAVARNISGTVKTADGETLPGVSIMIKGTTKGTVTDLDGGFTLSTPDGQVTLVVSFVGYKKKEVVVPAGETTVEVVMDNDVQSLDEVVVVAYGEQTKASFTGSAVDVEMEKVQGAPRASFQESLQGNIAGVQSAASSGQPGYAPNIRIRGVGSINASSDPLYVIDGIPVVSGNISQIATSSNTIAGLNPNDIASMTVLKDASATSIYGSRGANGVILITTKQGKSGKTKFDVSMQRGTSQVLLDDRNRPLATPELAELLIESRVNNGDTPQEAEDYIYSRIDESINTNWFDVITRDGTYQQYYISASGGNEKTNFYSSIGYYDQEAPIIGIDYEKLNAKVNVRHAATEKLTLDLGLAANTQLLHTNSEAGSANNPIRSMFREVPWEPVYNEDGSYNTDILLTYNPVGLVNENIRETRLYSALGNVGLKYDIMDNFSFETKANLDFNLADEFQYDNPYFGEGRNDGGRGRAYNNIVINWNVTNLLKYRWLIDDNHSIAFTLGQEAQKIAANSVYAYASNYGAPGLTTLANASVYRNASSEKTASSITSFFLSANYSFSDRYYFNITGRRDGSSRFGSSVRYANFGSLGLGWNIHKEEFFQVGFVDELKLRGSYGVNGNQGIGDFESRGLYNTGNDYNGMPGYAYSQQSNPYLTWEKNKPLNIGLDFRVLERLSGTVEYYNRMTSDLLLNVPISGTNGITSYMANIGEMQNRGWEFSLSAVNIQQPDGLQWTTDLNLTTNKNEVVKLKDGEDIVDGQYIRREGADFYTFYMPGYAGVDPANGDALWYTDGSETETTNDYGNADPYEQGNASPKFFAGLNNTFNYKGFGLSFLFYLNYGNKVYDYWGRYVASDGSAQLNDRGNMSRKIYERRWQEPGDVTDVPKVVWGNTQSGSSSQHSTRFLYDGTYIRLRDVTLSYNLPNSLLSKLKINNARVYLRGNNIWTWVKDKNLESDPEVGIAGMTDLRIPTSRQYLLGIDFSF; from the coding sequence ATGAAAGTAAAGTTTTTACCTATTATGGGGTGCCTTTTGATTGGTAATTTAGCATGGGCAAATTCGCTTCAGCAGGAAGCACTTTCCTATCATTACCAAATCGAAAATACGCGCTCGAGCACTATGAAAACGGTCAGCCTGACCAGTATCTTAAAGGTGATCGAGAAAAAGTACGAGGTTTCCTTTCTGTACAAAGATGAAATCAGTCAAGAAGTTATCCTTGGGGACGCTGCATTGATAGAGGGGTTGTCCTTTGGGGAAGCACTGAAGATGATCAACAGCCAAAACCCTGAATTGGAATTTCATCGAATAAAAGCAGATTTTTATACCGTAAAACTTAAAAAAAGTACCACTTCGCTACCGGCTAGCACGGAGCAAGGCATGGAAGTGCCTGCTAAACAGTCTTCCAAGGCTGTGGCTCGTAATATTTCCGGCACGGTAAAGACCGCTGACGGGGAAACCCTTCCAGGTGTTAGTATTATGATCAAAGGCACCACCAAAGGAACCGTAACCGATTTGGATGGAGGTTTTACCTTGAGCACACCAGATGGTCAGGTGACCTTGGTGGTTTCTTTTGTAGGGTACAAAAAGAAAGAGGTAGTTGTTCCGGCTGGAGAAACCACAGTAGAGGTGGTCATGGACAATGACGTACAGTCCCTTGATGAAGTCGTAGTGGTAGCGTATGGAGAGCAGACGAAGGCTTCCTTTACAGGATCTGCGGTGGATGTAGAAATGGAAAAAGTGCAAGGAGCTCCCCGTGCATCCTTTCAAGAGAGTCTGCAAGGCAATATAGCGGGCGTCCAGTCAGCTGCATCTTCTGGTCAGCCCGGTTATGCACCAAATATCAGAATAAGAGGGGTAGGCTCCATTAATGCCAGTTCGGATCCATTATACGTGATCGATGGAATTCCTGTAGTTTCCGGAAATATCTCCCAAATAGCGACAAGTTCAAATACGATAGCAGGCCTTAATCCCAATGATATTGCTTCCATGACGGTTTTAAAAGATGCCTCAGCTACCTCGATTTATGGATCAAGAGGAGCGAATGGTGTGATTTTGATTACTACTAAGCAAGGGAAGTCGGGCAAGACCAAGTTTGATGTAAGCATGCAGCGGGGAACTAGCCAAGTGTTGCTGGACGACCGAAACAGGCCATTGGCCACTCCGGAATTGGCAGAGCTGTTGATCGAATCCAGGGTAAATAATGGCGATACTCCTCAGGAGGCTGAAGATTATATTTACAGTCGAATCGATGAAAGCATCAATACCAATTGGTTTGATGTCATTACGCGGGATGGGACCTATCAGCAATATTACATCAGTGCTTCTGGTGGAAATGAAAAGACCAATTTTTATTCATCCATAGGGTATTATGACCAGGAAGCACCCATTATCGGTATCGATTATGAAAAGTTGAATGCAAAGGTAAATGTTAGACATGCTGCCACAGAAAAGTTAACCTTGGACCTGGGCTTGGCGGCCAATACCCAGTTGCTTCACACCAATAGCGAAGCCGGTAGTGCCAATAACCCTATTCGAAGCATGTTTAGGGAGGTGCCTTGGGAGCCCGTTTATAACGAGGATGGAAGTTATAATACAGACATTCTACTAACGTATAATCCCGTAGGCTTGGTGAATGAAAACATCCGTGAAACACGGCTCTATAGTGCACTGGGAAATGTTGGTCTGAAGTATGACATCATGGACAACTTTTCCTTTGAGACCAAAGCAAACTTGGACTTTAACCTCGCTGATGAGTTTCAATATGACAACCCGTATTTCGGTGAAGGCCGGAATGATGGTGGTCGTGGTAGGGCATATAATAATATCGTGATCAATTGGAATGTCACGAACCTGCTGAAATACCGATGGCTTATTGACGATAACCATAGTATAGCATTTACTTTGGGGCAGGAAGCCCAGAAAATTGCGGCGAATTCGGTGTATGCATATGCCAGCAATTATGGCGCTCCTGGGCTTACCACACTGGCCAATGCTTCAGTGTATAGAAACGCCTCTTCTGAAAAGACCGCTTCTTCCATTACGTCCTTTTTCTTGAGTGCCAATTATTCCTTCTCAGATAGATATTACTTTAACATCACCGGCAGAAGAGACGGGTCCTCGCGCTTTGGCTCATCTGTTCGGTATGCGAACTTTGGATCCTTGGGATTGGGATGGAATATCCATAAGGAGGAGTTTTTCCAGGTAGGTTTTGTGGACGAATTGAAACTGAGAGGAAGTTACGGGGTGAACGGTAATCAAGGTATTGGCGATTTCGAGTCTCGCGGGCTGTACAATACAGGAAATGATTATAACGGAATGCCGGGGTATGCATATTCCCAGCAATCAAATCCTTACCTCACCTGGGAGAAAAACAAGCCTTTGAATATAGGGCTGGACTTTAGGGTTTTGGAGCGGCTTAGCGGTACGGTCGAATATTATAACAGAATGACCTCTGACTTATTGCTGAATGTTCCTATTTCCGGAACCAATGGCATTACCAGTTATATGGCCAATATCGGTGAAATGCAGAACAGGGGATGGGAGTTTAGCCTCAGTGCTGTGAATATCCAGCAACCGGACGGGTTACAGTGGACCACGGATCTTAACTTGACCACCAATAAAAATGAGGTGGTAAAACTCAAAGATGGGGAAGATATCGTCGATGGACAATATATCCGACGTGAAGGAGCTGATTTCTATACTTTTTACATGCCGGGTTATGCAGGGGTGGATCCTGCCAATGGCGATGCCCTTTGGTATACCGACGGTTCGGAAACCGAGACCACAAACGATTATGGTAACGCAGATCCTTATGAGCAAGGCAATGCTTCTCCCAAGTTTTTTGCGGGGTTGAACAACACCTTTAATTACAAAGGATTTGGCTTGTCCTTTCTGTTTTACCTGAATTATGGCAATAAGGTGTATGACTACTGGGGACGATATGTGGCCAGTGATGGTAGTGCCCAGCTGAACGATCGCGGCAATATGAGTAGGAAGATTTATGAACGAAGGTGGCAAGAGCCTGGGGACGTTACAGACGTGCCCAAAGTGGTATGGGGAAATACCCAGTCGGGAAGCTCCAGCCAACATTCTACGCGCTTTCTGTATGATGGTACCTATATTCGTTTGAGGGATGTGACCCTTTCCTATAACCTTCCTAATTCACTGCTGAGCAAGTTGAAAATCAACAATGCAAGGGTCTACCTTCGAGGCAATAATATCTGGACCTGGGTGAAAGACAAAAATCTTGAGTCTGATCCAGAAGTAGGGATTGCGGGGATGACTGACTTGAGAATCCCTACATCCAGACAGTATTTGTTGGGCATTGACTTCTCATTCTAG
- a CDS encoding RagB/SusD family nutrient uptake outer membrane protein yields the protein MKKLHLYIITGAFLTGSMSSCSENFLEIDPEQSVSTNKVVTDVNTLQTALNGVYSKLQDDGYYGRSVYIIPELMADNLYLSLRNTGRYLDYHNFIVREQDSYAEDLWNTSYEVVINATRAIQGGESLEVAGDQQVAVNQLMGEAYALRALAHFDLTRFFAQPYNFTADAGHLGVPAIASIGDDPISPARNTVKENFDLIIADLNQAISLMGSNSAQGTFSINAAKALLARVYLYAAQYELAAEMASEVIESGDYELISAENYSTVWAPDFNSEIIFEIVNTLADNAGTNGLGHFFAAEGYADALATEELFGLYTASDARKTAIVRKPKVGAEDDALFVMKFPRGALQDDNVKILRLAELYLIRAEAYAKTNQEAMALEDLNTIRQTRDPQATPVNATGETLVELILTERRKELAFEGHRLFDLNRNKMGVNIDQGEEVLTASYPNERFILPIPLAELNANPNIAPQNPGY from the coding sequence ATGAAAAAATTACATTTATATATAATCACAGGAGCATTCTTGACCGGGAGTATGTCCTCTTGTAGTGAAAACTTCCTAGAGATTGATCCAGAGCAAAGCGTCTCCACCAATAAGGTGGTAACCGATGTAAATACGCTACAGACCGCGCTGAATGGTGTGTATAGCAAACTTCAGGATGATGGATACTATGGCCGGTCAGTATACATTATTCCCGAATTGATGGCCGATAACCTATATCTAAGCCTTCGAAATACAGGTCGATATTTGGATTACCACAATTTTATCGTCCGAGAACAAGATTCCTATGCTGAAGATCTCTGGAATACCTCCTATGAGGTAGTGATCAATGCCACCCGTGCCATTCAAGGAGGGGAATCCCTGGAGGTCGCTGGAGATCAGCAGGTAGCGGTAAATCAATTGATGGGGGAGGCATATGCCTTGCGGGCTTTGGCCCATTTTGACCTTACCCGGTTTTTTGCACAGCCCTATAATTTTACGGCGGATGCAGGACATTTGGGTGTTCCAGCCATTGCCAGTATAGGGGATGATCCCATTTCTCCGGCAAGAAATACCGTAAAAGAGAATTTTGACTTGATCATTGCTGATTTAAACCAGGCAATAAGTCTGATGGGCAGTAACAGCGCTCAAGGTACATTTTCAATAAATGCTGCCAAAGCCTTATTGGCCAGGGTTTATCTATATGCGGCGCAATATGAACTTGCTGCAGAGATGGCCTCAGAGGTCATTGAAAGTGGGGACTATGAACTGATATCAGCAGAAAACTATAGCACCGTTTGGGCACCGGATTTTAATTCGGAAATCATTTTTGAGATCGTCAACACCTTAGCTGATAACGCGGGAACCAATGGTTTGGGGCATTTCTTTGCAGCGGAAGGATATGCAGATGCCCTGGCCACAGAGGAACTGTTTGGGCTCTATACGGCATCTGATGCGCGTAAGACCGCCATCGTCAGAAAGCCGAAGGTCGGCGCTGAGGATGACGCGCTATTTGTGATGAAGTTTCCCAGAGGAGCATTGCAGGATGATAATGTAAAAATCTTGAGATTGGCTGAACTGTACCTGATCAGGGCTGAGGCATATGCCAAAACCAACCAGGAGGCCATGGCACTGGAAGATCTCAATACCATCCGTCAAACCCGTGATCCTCAGGCTACTCCGGTCAATGCCACTGGAGAGACGTTGGTTGAACTGATCTTGACAGAGCGCAGGAAGGAGTTGGCTTTTGAAGGTCACCGATTATTTGACCTTAATCGTAATAAAATGGGAGTAAACATTGATCAAGGCGAAGAAGTGTTGACGGCTTCTTACCCTAATGAGCGGTTTATCCTTCCGATTCCATTGGCAGAATTGAATGCAAATCCAAATATAGCACCCCAAAACCCAGGGTATTGA
- a CDS encoding serine hydrolase domain-containing protein, giving the protein MRVIRVIPFYFWAILPMVAAACQSKNAVLHASHPKTAQLDSLFGYLYAEGMFNGAVAVVDHGTLIFRKAYGVANLEDSSVFESQTAMEVASVSKQFTAAAIMDLAQDRKLSISDDIRAYLPEGFPYEGITIKHLLSHTSGMPDYTEYFKAHWPEDQLANNMDIVTYFIEHQPEIKFLPGTDYDYSNTGYVLLAEIVESASGLKLDAYLEKQLFTPYAFQHAGFYRRSEIYNMPHYAPSFRWSKDSCRYVRPEHLPGKAYYYFLSDRLGPGRLSLSVEDLLQWDRLLYRDDFLSSESKAAMFTPVNYKGVETDYGFGWHNYIDDKVGAVSYHTGSWAGNLSYIKRFRDVQSTIILLNNTNSPYMKAIRNAVDAMLTDRTVEPIYPSLKERFTMGSCQDGFDAKQWLEEVDLAEYSFTEEELAAIKDTIHD; this is encoded by the coding sequence ATGAGAGTAATCCGTGTTATTCCGTTTTATTTTTGGGCAATTTTACCAATGGTTGCCGCCGCATGCCAATCCAAAAATGCAGTGCTCCATGCCAGCCATCCCAAAACCGCCCAGCTGGACAGTTTGTTTGGCTATTTATATGCGGAAGGAATGTTTAATGGTGCTGTGGCCGTGGTGGATCATGGAACATTGATCTTTAGAAAAGCCTATGGGGTGGCCAATCTGGAAGACAGTAGTGTCTTTGAAAGCCAAACCGCGATGGAAGTGGCCTCTGTTTCCAAACAGTTTACCGCTGCTGCCATCATGGACCTGGCTCAAGATAGAAAGTTATCCATTTCAGATGATATCCGCGCCTATCTTCCTGAAGGGTTTCCCTATGAAGGCATCACCATCAAGCATCTTCTCAGTCATACTTCTGGAATGCCTGATTATACCGAATATTTTAAAGCGCATTGGCCTGAGGATCAATTGGCCAATAATATGGATATCGTTACCTATTTTATAGAACATCAGCCTGAAATAAAGTTTCTGCCGGGTACGGATTATGATTACAGCAATACGGGCTATGTGCTTTTGGCAGAAATTGTCGAAAGTGCCTCTGGGCTCAAGCTGGATGCCTATCTTGAGAAGCAATTGTTTACACCTTATGCGTTCCAGCATGCGGGGTTTTATCGACGTTCAGAAATCTATAATATGCCCCACTACGCTCCTTCATTCCGGTGGTCCAAGGATTCGTGCCGATATGTTCGGCCTGAGCATTTGCCAGGTAAGGCTTATTACTATTTTCTAAGTGATCGATTGGGGCCGGGGAGGCTGTCATTAAGTGTGGAGGACCTGTTGCAGTGGGATCGCTTGCTTTATCGTGATGATTTTCTTTCCAGCGAGAGCAAAGCCGCCATGTTTACACCGGTCAACTATAAAGGAGTGGAAACCGATTATGGTTTTGGCTGGCATAATTATATTGATGATAAAGTCGGTGCAGTGAGTTATCATACCGGAAGCTGGGCTGGAAACCTGAGCTATATCAAGCGATTTAGGGATGTGCAAAGTACTATAATCCTGCTAAACAATACCAACAGTCCCTACATGAAAGCCATTAGAAATGCAGTGGATGCCATGCTTACTGATCGGACAGTGGAGCCTATTTATCCATCCCTAAAAGAGCGGTTTACGATGGGGTCTTGCCAGGACGGATTTGATGCTAAGCAGTGGCTGGAGGAGGTTGATTTGGCCGAGTATAGCTTTACTGAAGAGGAATTGGCCGCTATAAAAGATACTATTCACGATTAA
- a CDS encoding glutamate racemase, which yields MSNLKIWSCLIAVSVWMISCDQSSTKEKVSETASDKLPIESAILEQPKSFFYVDFEHYPEMDKQLPIGVFDSGTGGLTVLDAIVRYDGYDNTDKSTGADGTPDFDKETFIYLADQANMPYGNYSSEDKTDLLVEHIVKDAQFLLSNKYYKNANALSPSQDKSPIKTLVIACNTATAYGKELIDEFIEKAGINVHVIGVIDAGARGVLQVFGPKGNGAIGVMATVGTVASKGYENTILRIKEEQGYTGKIRIYNQGGHGIAEAVDEEPDFIHHDAQKPRVNYRGPSLDHEEFKIDKTLLDIYNFDFDHSKMLCDAKDTDDCTVLQLNDTENYVRYHLVSLMEKIRKDPEALPLKAIVLGCTHYPYLTSDIKMVLDELYDYRKEGRYIYRELMDENVSIIDPSVKVAEELYVYLNAHDLFNPSGDMAKSQFYISVPNTDNPQVTTDQNGRFPYDYKYGRKAGEIQEYVKVVPFAPSNIPNETVERLSGSIPATFQLIPGFSAQHKALSEHEK from the coding sequence ATGTCAAACCTAAAAATCTGGAGTTGTTTAATAGCCGTTTCCGTATGGATGATCAGCTGTGATCAAAGCAGCACCAAGGAAAAGGTCTCCGAAACAGCTTCCGATAAACTTCCCATTGAAAGCGCCATTTTAGAGCAACCAAAGAGTTTTTTTTATGTGGATTTTGAACACTATCCTGAAATGGACAAGCAGCTGCCCATTGGTGTCTTTGATTCCGGGACAGGTGGACTTACGGTCTTAGATGCGATCGTGCGGTATGATGGTTACGATAATACAGACAAATCAACTGGAGCCGATGGAACTCCCGATTTTGATAAGGAAACATTTATTTATTTGGCCGATCAGGCCAATATGCCTTATGGAAATTATTCGAGTGAAGATAAGACGGATCTATTGGTGGAGCATATTGTCAAAGATGCCCAATTTTTACTGTCCAACAAATATTACAAGAATGCGAATGCTCTGAGCCCTAGCCAAGATAAATCGCCCATCAAAACGCTTGTTATTGCTTGTAATACGGCTACGGCCTATGGAAAGGAATTGATTGATGAGTTTATCGAAAAGGCCGGGATCAATGTGCACGTCATTGGGGTGATCGATGCGGGAGCCAGGGGTGTGCTGCAAGTTTTTGGTCCAAAGGGAAATGGGGCCATTGGGGTCATGGCCACGGTGGGTACGGTAGCTTCCAAAGGCTATGAAAATACTATCTTGAGAATCAAAGAGGAGCAAGGGTATACCGGAAAGATCCGAATTTATAATCAAGGTGGACACGGCATCGCCGAGGCAGTAGATGAGGAGCCAGATTTTATCCATCATGATGCACAAAAGCCAAGGGTAAATTACCGAGGACCATCGTTGGATCATGAGGAGTTTAAGATTGACAAGACCTTGTTGGATATCTATAACTTTGATTTTGATCATTCCAAGATGCTTTGTGATGCGAAGGATACTGATGATTGTACGGTGTTACAACTAAACGACACGGAAAACTATGTGCGCTATCATTTGGTTTCGCTTATGGAAAAGATCAGGAAAGATCCAGAGGCACTTCCGCTGAAGGCCATCGTGCTGGGGTGTACCCATTATCCATACCTGACCTCAGACATTAAGATGGTATTGGATGAACTATATGATTATCGGAAGGAAGGGAGATATATTTACCGGGAGTTGATGGATGAAAATGTGTCTATTATTGATCCCTCGGTAAAGGTTGCTGAAGAGCTGTATGTTTATTTGAACGCCCATGATCTTTTTAATCCTTCAGGGGACATGGCCAAAAGCCAATTCTATATCAGCGTTCCCAACACGGATAATCCCCAAGTGACAACAGACCAAAATGGACGCTTCCCCTATGATTATAAGTACGGTAGGAAGGCAGGCGAGATCCAAGAATATGTTAAGGTGGTACCCTTCGCACCTTCCAATATTCCTAATGAGACAGTGGAGCGACTTTCGGGTTCCATTCCGGCCACATTTCAGTTGATTCCGGGATTTAGCGCACAACATAAAGCACTTAGTGAGCATGAAAAGTAA
- a CDS encoding N-acyl-D-amino-acid deacylase family protein, giving the protein MKSNIIGQPWLLLWAIMLMAACTPPVEVDVLITGGWVLDGSHSPARRLDVGVTGERISYVGVPGERKVIGKAVVDIDGLYLAPGFIDPHTHVERELSDPKQKSNLRYLRQGVTTVFAGNDGSSPMPVKRKLDEWDRNGIGTNAALLVGHGSVRRVVMGMEAKEADAQALKEMEKLVHKSMEEGAFGISTGLFYAPGSFATMEEVIALSKVVSAHDGIYDTHMRDEGSYNIGLMNAVKETIAIGEKAGVKVHISHIKCLGTDVWDKSPEVIKLVEDAKKRGVHVTANQYPYLASRTSLKAALVPRWAEDGGYEKMVERFDDPGLRDTLVAGITENLRKRGGPESLIFSDAVDETMNGKSLGDIAKKWEMDLPETTMQVLRQDGGIKVISFNMKESDLERFMQQPWVMTGSDGGAGHPRQFGTFPRKMHQYVEVEKVIDLPFMVHSSSGLTAETFGVKERGFVKEGYYADLIVFDPEKVKDIATFERPYEEAQGMDYVWVNGELIINQGNYTGKLAGKALRK; this is encoded by the coding sequence ATGAAAAGTAACATAATTGGGCAGCCTTGGCTATTGCTATGGGCCATTATGCTCATGGCGGCATGTACGCCACCAGTGGAAGTAGATGTACTGATCACTGGTGGATGGGTGTTGGACGGCAGCCATTCGCCAGCAAGACGCTTGGACGTAGGAGTGACAGGTGAAAGAATCAGTTATGTAGGGGTTCCCGGAGAGCGAAAAGTGATCGGTAAGGCTGTCGTTGATATCGATGGATTGTATTTGGCCCCAGGTTTTATCGATCCGCATACCCATGTGGAGCGTGAACTTTCGGATCCCAAACAAAAAAGCAATCTTCGCTACCTTAGACAAGGGGTGACTACGGTATTTGCAGGCAATGACGGGAGCAGTCCCATGCCTGTGAAACGGAAGCTGGATGAATGGGATAGAAACGGTATCGGTACCAATGCGGCTTTGCTGGTGGGGCATGGATCTGTTAGGAGAGTGGTCATGGGCATGGAAGCAAAGGAAGCCGATGCGCAAGCTCTGAAGGAAATGGAGAAGTTGGTGCATAAATCCATGGAAGAGGGAGCATTTGGAATTTCTACTGGGCTTTTTTATGCTCCTGGAAGTTTTGCTACGATGGAAGAAGTGATTGCCTTGTCCAAGGTCGTTTCAGCCCACGATGGAATTTATGACACACATATGCGGGATGAAGGGTCCTATAATATTGGATTGATGAATGCCGTCAAGGAAACCATCGCTATTGGAGAGAAGGCAGGAGTTAAGGTTCATATTTCACATATCAAATGCCTTGGGACTGATGTTTGGGATAAAAGCCCTGAAGTCATCAAACTGGTTGAGGATGCCAAGAAACGTGGTGTTCATGTCACCGCAAACCAATATCCTTATTTGGCATCCAGGACGTCTCTCAAAGCTGCTTTGGTACCCAGATGGGCAGAGGATGGTGGTTATGAAAAAATGGTGGAGCGGTTTGATGACCCCGGGTTAAGGGATACATTGGTGGCGGGTATTACAGAAAATCTTCGAAAAAGAGGTGGGCCAGAATCACTGATATTTTCGGATGCAGTGGATGAAACGATGAACGGAAAGAGCTTGGGAGATATCGCTAAAAAGTGGGAAATGGATTTGCCGGAAACCACCATGCAGGTACTTCGACAGGATGGTGGAATCAAGGTGATTTCTTTTAACATGAAGGAAAGTGACCTGGAGCGTTTTATGCAACAACCTTGGGTAATGACAGGGTCTGATGGCGGGGCAGGTCATCCGCGTCAGTTTGGTACTTTCCCTCGGAAAATGCACCAATATGTGGAGGTTGAAAAAGTTATTGACCTGCCTTTTATGGTCCATAGCTCTTCAGGGCTTACTGCCGAAACCTTTGGTGTAAAAGAGAGAGGGTTTGTTAAGGAAGGGTATTATGCGGATTTGATTGTATTTGATCCGGAAAAAGTGAAAGATATAGCCACATTTGAGCGTCCATATGAGGAAGCACAAGGGATGGATTACGTGTGGGTCAATGGGGAGCTGATCATCAATCAAGGAAACTATACTGGGAAATTGGCAGGAAAGGCTTTGAGGAAGTGA
- a CDS encoding glycoside hydrolase family 43 protein, with translation MKYSPINYHVIPSILGFAFLVLFSCNPKEHSDEEGTEGDETDMASMYANPLDVAFGDPYILNDGDGNYFMYGTGGGAEDGFAAYSSDNLVDWKFEGQVYRGNTEDSWASKFFWAPEVYKIDGKYYMFFSAQWKVNPTNEEENFMIGVAVSDSPTGPFTEMHDRPIFDPGYPIIDANVYEEDGRYYLYYSRACYKHPVESEVAKWAKEKGWYDEIEESWVYGVELKPDFSGIIGEPVLCLRPPLKMDDAQAEWESRSVTKQEINRRWTEGSVIFKHEGTYYIMYSSNYYAGQNYAVGYATGKHPLGPFTKASNNPVLELNTHKGGEVTGTGHNNIVFLDNGEMYCVYHGRTKASGQDRVVFLDKMEIKDDGTLVVQGPTTSAQPMPIK, from the coding sequence ATGAAATATTCCCCAATTAATTATCACGTAATACCTTCAATCCTTGGTTTCGCCTTTCTGGTTTTATTTTCATGTAACCCCAAGGAGCATTCAGATGAGGAAGGAACGGAAGGTGATGAGACCGACATGGCCAGCATGTACGCTAATCCATTGGATGTAGCTTTTGGAGATCCGTATATCCTAAATGATGGTGACGGAAACTATTTTATGTATGGCACAGGTGGTGGTGCAGAGGACGGTTTCGCCGCATATTCATCAGATAACCTTGTGGATTGGAAATTTGAAGGGCAGGTGTACCGCGGGAATACCGAAGATTCCTGGGCGTCAAAGTTCTTTTGGGCACCTGAAGTATATAAAATTGACGGAAAGTATTACATGTTTTTCAGTGCTCAGTGGAAAGTAAATCCCACCAATGAAGAAGAAAACTTCATGATTGGAGTGGCGGTATCGGATAGCCCTACAGGTCCTTTTACCGAAATGCATGATCGTCCGATCTTTGATCCGGGATATCCCATTATTGATGCCAATGTATATGAGGAGGATGGACGATATTACCTTTATTACTCTCGGGCATGCTACAAGCATCCAGTGGAGAGTGAAGTAGCTAAATGGGCAAAGGAAAAGGGCTGGTATGATGAAATAGAGGAAAGTTGGGTGTATGGTGTGGAGCTTAAGCCTGATTTTTCTGGGATAATCGGCGAGCCTGTGCTATGCCTAAGGCCTCCATTAAAGATGGATGATGCGCAAGCTGAATGGGAGAGCCGATCAGTGACGAAGCAGGAGATCAATCGGCGGTGGACAGAAGGGTCGGTGATTTTTAAACATGAAGGTACTTATTACATCATGTATTCCAGCAATTACTACGCGGGCCAAAATTATGCAGTAGGCTATGCTACTGGCAAACATCCATTGGGACCATTTACCAAAGCCAGCAATAATCCCGTGCTGGAGCTTAACACGCACAAAGGCGGGGAGGTCACGGGGACGGGACACAACAATATTGTTTTCTTGGATAATGGAGAAATGTATTGTGTCTATCATGGCCGCACCAAAGCATCAGGCCAAGATCGGGTGGTCTTTTTGGACAAAATGGAGATCAAGGACGATGGGACGTTGGTAGTGCAAGGCCCCACAACCAGTGCCCAGCCGATGCCTATCAAATAG